A segment of the Candidatus Zixiibacteriota bacterium genome:
AAAGGCGTAGGCGACGCCTTCGAGCCTTCCATACTTGGCGATCAGCGCGTCGAGCTCAAGAAAGCTCCTTCGCGAAACGTAACCGGCCGCGGCGTCGCTCAAGTTGGTGGCGATCGCGTTGGCCCGCAGGTCGACCTGCTTCTTCAGGGCCGTACCGGTCAGATGGTAGACGATCGCGATCACCAGCGCGCCGAGGAAAAGGATCAGACCGCTGAAGGCCATGCTGATCTTCCATTTGAGACCCCTGCCGTGCCACGGCATCACGACGGGCTTGCTGGGTTTGGCGTGGTCCAACGATAGAGACTCCTGGGGCATTGGTCCCTCCCGTGCGATGAGTAGTTCGTCTTAGAAGCGCTTGAAGTTGGACATCTCCTGGAGCATCGATTCCTCGAAGGCGTGGCGAAGCTTTCCGTCGGGAATCTCGCGTCCAAGCAGCCCGATCAGCTCGTCGAGCCTGGCGTCGGGGAAGCTCTCTTCCGACTCGCCCAGCGCTTCGATCTGATCGCGTAGCACGAGCGGCGCCATCGGCCCCATGACCTCGGTGAGCGCGGCCGCGATCTTCTGGAAGACCGCCGGCGGCACGAGGTTGCCGGAAGACCGGGCGGCGGGAGTCACGGTCTCGACGAGGCCCGATTTGTAAAGATTGAAGATCACCTTGGCGGTATAGGCATAGGGGATCCGGAGCAAATCGGCAATTTCCTGGACGGTGCGCGAACCGTCGATCTTGCTGAGCACCCGCCAGCCGACGTGAGGCACGGTGATCGGCCCGGTCTGATCCTCGCCCAGATCGGCGATCCGGAAGACCGTCTTGCCGTTGGGAATGACCTCGAGAATCGTTTCCCATTCGCGGGTCATCGCCTGCACCTCGCCGAGAATCTCGGCGGGGGATTTCTGGATGGTCGCGGCCGGAGGCGAGCCATTGGGCAGCAGCGCGAAGGTTCCCTCCCCCCAGGTTACCGGATAGAGGAGAGCCTTTTCTCCGTCTCCGATCGGGCATGTGGCGTGAACGATGTTGCCTTCGTTGAGGTAGACTTCGACCGTCTCCTTGCCGCGCGAGAGCCTGAGAACCCCGGTCTTCTTCCCTCCCGTTGCCAGGAGGAGGATATCGTTAAGACTGATTTGCGATAGGTTTCCCTGCATAGCGTCAGCCGTTGACCGGCGTGGCGATCAACGCTCCTCCAGCGGGCGTCGGCCGCCGGTCGGCGTGTGGGTCCGCTTGACTTGCTCGGCGGCGTCATCGTGACCGTTCAGCGTCACCTTCAGCGTCTTTATGACCGCCAGGCTCCTGCTGATTCCGACCATCTGCTCCAGCGTCGACTTGATCTGGCTCTGCAGCAGGTCCACTTCCTCCAGAGAGATGTTTTGCAACTGGGCCTGCAGCTCGTCATACAGCCGCGCGATCGTGTCGATCTGTCCCAGGGACTCGGCCTTCTGGGTGATTTCCTCGTAAAGGCGCGAGATGTCATCGGTCAGGTTCTGCAGCTCGTTCTTCATCGTTTTTTGCCCCTTTTGGTCTTCGCCTTACTTGAACGGGAGGATCTCGACTGGAAGCCCCGGCTGGTTTGGACGGCCTTCCTGAGGTTCGCGAGCGGGGGCGGCCGGCGGCTCCGCTGCCTTGGGCGCGGTGCGCTCTACGGCGGGCGGAGGAGAGGTCGACACCGGGCCGGCAAGCGGGGGCGACGAGAAAAAATAAAAGCCGCAAAATACGGCTCCCATGAGCAGGAACGCGCCGAGAACACCCATCTTCAGGCTGAAGGAGCTCTGGCGCGAGTAAAGGTCGTATTCCCCGTAGTCCTTGATGATTTCCTTGAGCTGGCGGTTGATCTCACCCTCTCTTCGCAGACTGGGAAGGTGCCTGGAGGCAGGGGAGAGCGTCTCCACCAAAACCTCCGGTGACCGGGGCGCAAGCGCCCTGGGGCGATCCTCGACCGAAGGGGGGACGCTCGACACCGCGACAAACTCGCCGTAGTCCTTGATAACCTCGTCCAATAAACGGCGATCGAACTCCGCCTGGGACATGGAATCGCGCGCTGCCCCGCCCGGGCTGCGTCTTTCGGCGGTATCGGCGACGATGAATCCGGAGTAAGATGGCGTCTCGTCAGAGCCGGGCAGTCGCACTTCCGGCGCGGGCTCGTCCGGCTTCTCGACCGCAGGAGGGGGGTCGGGTTCCGGTATCGGATCCGTCCGAGAGATATCCGCCGCCGTCGGTCGCGGGAAGCGGATCAATTTGTTCGGTGCCCCCGACTGAACCTCCTTTTCGCTCCCGCTGAACCGGAAATCCAGATCTTCGTTCGTTAGCTGCCGGAGGGCGGCCTCGGCCTCGGCCATGGCCCGATGAATACGCACCACCTTGTCGAGCTTCTCGGCGATCGCGGAGATGCGGGCGCTCAGGATCTTGCAGCAGTCATCCGCTTGGGTGAGCTCATCCAGGGAAAAATGGTGGAGGCGTTGTTGCAATCCTTGAATCGAGCCCACAATTTTGGCGAACGAGCCACCTTGGGGGACAGTCGGGTTCGACGCGACCAGGTGCAGGTGCTTTTCCTCTTTTTGTGCTGACAGCATCGCTTACCCCAGCAGGAAGGCCATCTCCGGATGGTTGCAAAAGGACTGCCAGCGCTGCTGCTAGGAAAAATTTCGTAATTTCAGCAACCTAACGTCGATCTTGGCCAGAAAATCCTAGATAGTTACCACAATTCTGTTCATATCGGACAAAATTGTACCAGGCGCAACGCCGATATCTCCCTGAAAACACGTAAGAATCCCCCAGCTTTGAACGCGGATTCCGCGGTTGCCGGGCGCACGGGGCAGCTCCCTTCGCAGCGAAATCCGGGTTGACAGAAGGCCCGTGTGGGCAAGCAAGAGCGTTTCAGGCCGGAATCCCGAACTTTTCGATCTTTCGGTAAAGCGTCCTGGTGGAGATGCCGAGCGCTTCTGCGGCCTTGGCCTTGTTGCCGTTGGTCTGACGAAGAGCGTCCAAAATGATGCTTTTTTCGCCCTCCTCGATGTTGCGGATGGCTTTCGTGCCGATTTCATCTCGGTGCCCGGCCGCCCAGTGCTGAAGATTCATGGGCAGGTCTGTAATCGTGATGTAGTCGCCGTCCGAAACCATGACGGCGCTTTCGATCACGCTCTTGAGCTCCCGGATGTTTCCAGGCCACGGATAGTCAAGGAACAGCGTCTTTGCCGAGCTGCTCAGCTTTTTCAGTGGCTTGCGATACTGCTTACAGGCCTGGTAGACGAAATTGGCGACCAGAAGGATAATGTCCT
Coding sequences within it:
- a CDS encoding DUF4388 domain-containing protein, which codes for MQGNLSQISLNDILLLATGGKKTGVLRLSRGKETVEVYLNEGNIVHATCPIGDGEKALLYPVTWGEGTFALLPNGSPPAATIQKSPAEILGEVQAMTREWETILEVIPNGKTVFRIADLGEDQTGPITVPHVGWRVLSKIDGSRTVQEIADLLRIPYAYTAKVIFNLYKSGLVETVTPAARSSGNLVPPAVFQKIAAALTEVMGPMAPLVLRDQIEALGESEESFPDARLDELIGLLGREIPDGKLRHAFEESMLQEMSNFKRF